Below is a genomic region from Candidatus Hydrogenedentota bacterium.
TTGTAGCAGGCCAGGCACAATCCATGGCTGATTTCCTGCGAACGTCTTGCTTCTGCCGGGATGTCCGGCAGTTGTGCCCCACACCAGGAACAGACTCTCTTCATGCGGCAAGGCTCATGGCATAACCGCAACTTCTAGCACGTGAGCAATTTGCGTCGGCGCTCTATCGCGCCCATGCAAATTGTGGATTATCGGGCTTCTCACAGGCGCGCTTGATAGCGAACGGAAGCACGTTTCTCCCGTGCCTTACTCTGTCTCCGGTTGTGCGGTTGGCGTCGGCAGCCTGGCCGCTCAGATGACTTCCCACTCGCTCTCATGAGCGGCTCCGTAAATGCGGCGCCGATCGGACTCCAGAACGCGAGGACGCTGCTGCAGGGCGGTATCGATGTTCGGAAAACCGTCGAATCGAGCGCGAGCTTTCTGGTAGCGGGCCACAATATCCAGATGCAGAAGCAGGCGCGCCGTGCGCATCTGTCGCTGCGTGGAACAGTAAATTACAAGCCCGCTTTCTATGGCATGCCGCAGGCTATCCGTGAGCGCTTTGGGACGTTTCGAATCGATTTCCGACCATCCAAATAGATCCAGGTCCTTCGCGCCTTCCGGTCGCGCGCCTGAACTCATTTCGAACTCTGTCCCCAACCGGTCATAGACTTCCAACAATCGATCCAGCCAATGAAAGATGGCGCGATAACCTTCTTCTTCGACATCCAGTTCAATGCGCGCTTCGTCGATCGTGTCGAACTTCTGTTGAGCCAAATAGGCCTGCCGCTCGACATTCTCTTCGGGAATCATACGGACGCGCGCCTTTTCCGAAGCGTCGCCGTAGTTGAAGCTCTCCAGGATCGTGGGAATTGTGAACTTTGCGCGGGACAGCAATCCGAATTCACGCAACAGAGGCGCGGTCAATGCGTCCTGTTCGAAAAGGGCTTCGACCGGCGAGTACGGTGCGAATAGCGCGGCATTCCAATCGCGGTGCAGCGAAGCAAAGAAAGCGGTCAGACGTTTGCCGCATCCTGGTGCGGGCGCACCTGCCGTGCTCGAAACGACGCGGTCGAACTTCTCTGCCAGCGACCAGTCGGGTCCTCGCAATACGTCATGCTCTATCAAATAACGCAACGCAACCAGCCGGTCAAGTGCCACGCCAACGACATCGGGTCGTGCTTGCCATTCGACTTCAAGAGTCTCAGACCAGCGTTGAATCCACTCGCGGAGCAAGCGGGCCGCGTAACTGCGGGGTTGACGCCGGATTTCGTCGAGTTCACCGTCGGCTACGCTCGAACGGTGCAACACGTCTCCGAATTCCTGAACAAACTGGGACGGCGTATCGGCATAAACCAGAAGATCGTCGGTCGTCGCGTCGTACAGGTACGAACGGAACAGGTCCGTGATAAACGCGTAGGGGGCGCGAAACAGACGGTTGTTGTTGACCAAGGCTCGCGTGACCTCGCAAAAATCCAGGCCTCGCTTTACCACTGCGCCCGGGGGATCGAGCACACCCGGAAGCACGAAGTAGCAGATCACGGCGTTTTGGTCATTGTGCCGCAATACATACGAGATAGTCGTGGGTTGACCGGGCACGGCCGCCGGCTCGATGTCCTGACTGTCAGACCAGCCCAGAAGCGACAAAAACTTCTCCGCAAACCGGTACTGATCGTCCCGAGTGGACTTCGAGAGATTCTCCCACCACGATTCGCACAGCCTCTGAATTCCGTTCGTCGGTTGCATCACGCCACGCCTTTGCCTTTGCGGACGAGGTACCCGGCGGCTTCGATACGCCGCCATATCACATCGTCCCGTCTACCCAATATGTCAACCCCTTCCCGCAGGTACGGGTCGAGGGTTACCCCCTTATCCGACAAGAGTCTCAGGAACTCTTCGCGAGTAATAGATTCCGCTTTGAAGCCATCCGGGAGGACAAGATTCCCGTCGGCCGTGCTGGCAGTGACCACCAGCACCCGTTTCATCGCCTCATTCAGAAACGCCAATTGCACCGTGGGCTCAAGCGCCAACGAACCTCGCAGCCGGTCAATCTCGGTGCCTGCCTTCAAGATCATCGTGCGCAATTCCGAGAACAGAGGAAATTGCGTGTCGACCCGGTAATACGTTCGATTGCCTTCGGCATGCCGGTACAACAGATTGATAGATGAGAGGCGTTCTAGCTCACGCTGTACAGCGCGAATGGGAAGACCTGTCGCCGCCTCGATTTGGCGTTGATAGTACGCGCGCGTGGGATCGACCATGAACAACCACAGCACCGTGATCCTCGCACCTGAGGCAAATAGGGCTGTCAGGCTCTCGTCGATGGTCGTCTGTATCGCTTCAGCGGGCATTCTAACGTGCGCTTTATGTGGATTCTGAACGGCGTTGTTTTGTTCTTATTTGTCGAGTTTCGCTTGATCTTGACAAAAGTATACTCTTGGTAGTCAATCATGTCAACAATAAAGATCGTTTGTATTTTCTTGGCGCGCCTTTAGTTCCAAATGTGCGCCAATCGATTCGGATTCTGAGTACAAAGTTATCCACAAGTACTCGATTGACAACGACACCGACCCATTTGACGCGGCAAGGACCGGGAATTAGCAGGCGCATAGCCTATCTCGGGCCGCAGTCCTTCTGATAGGCATCGCCAAGGGACCGGTGGATGCATTCGCGTAGCCTCAACTGACGAAACCTACATTTAGGTACAGTCTGGTAGAGAACACCTGCATGGAAGTTACCGTTCTGTAGGGTTGCTTCGGTGGAAGTCTCCCGTACGCTAGAACAAGCGGTGACGTTAAACACATCTGCCTTTTCTATCGCAACTTCGCGAGGGACTATGGGTTAGCTATTCAGGCGCCACCTCAGTGAGGCGGGCTGTGCCTTTATTCGAACGTAATTTGGCACAGCGACTGCATATCGGAGCCCCCATAGTGTCTGAGCGTTCCCGCCCTGCGGAGGGACGCTACAAAGGGAAGTAGTAGAGAAACGGAGAGGGCCTCACTGTGCGCAAAATCGAAGCCATTATCAAGCCGTTCAAACTGGAAGAGGTTAAGGAAGCTCTTTCGGGTGTAGGCATCCAGGGGTTGACCGTGACCGAAGTCAAAGGCTTTGGCCGTCAGAAAGGGCACAAGGAGTTGTACCGCGGCGCCGAGTACGTCGTGGAATTCCTGCCCAAGGTTAAGCTCGAAATCGTTGTCTCCGACGACAAGGTGAAGGATGTCGTTGCCGTGATTTCCAAGGCCGCGTCCACGGGTCGAATCGGCGACGGGAAGATTTTTATCGTCCCGATCGAAGAAGCAATCCGAATTCGCACGGGCGAATCGGGAGATGTGGCGCTTAGCTAGCGCCGGACTCACCTCGTGATGCTTCGCGTTTCCGAGACTCACATTCGCGGACATTAAGTGCTGAGAGACTGAGAAAAAACCGAGAAGGAGGCGTTCCCCTTGCGCCCAGCGTGGCCGGGCGACGCGGAGTCAAGAAGGAGGAGTTATGTTGAGCACAGAACGAAGGAAAAGAGAAGAAGGAGGAGGTCGTCTAGCGATGCGTAGAATCCACCCGTTCACCGGCGTCGGCATGATACGGTTCGTGGCAGTATGTCTGCTGTTCATGGCCGTTGTGGCTGGACCCATGATTGCGTTTGCCCAGGAAGCTCCGCCCGCGGAGGCGGCCGCGGCTGAGGCCGCGCCTGCGCCGACAATTGACAGCGGCGATACGGCATGGTTGCTAACGTCGACTGCGCTCGTCCTATTCATGACAATACCCGGTCTGTCGCTATTCTACGGAGGCTTGGTCCGGACAAAGAACGTGTTGTCCGTTCTGATGCAGTGTTTCGCGATTACGGCCCTCGTGACTGTGCTTTGGGTCATCTATGGCTATACGATGGCTTTTGATACGACCGGCATGGCGAAGGGTGTCATGAATCTGAATTCGCTTGTCGGTGGATTCTCCAAGCTCTTCATGAAGGGCATTGACGCAAGCAGCGTGACGCTGACGATCCCGGAAACCGTATTTGCCTGTTTCCAGTTGACCTTCGCGATCATTACTCCCGCCCTTATCGTGGGGGCATTCGCCGAACGCATGAAGTTCTCCGCGGTCCTCGTCTTCACGACGCTGTGGTTCACCTTTGTCTACGTACCAATTTGTCATATGGTGTGGGCAGGTGACGGGTCTCTTATAGGCAGCCACTGGGGCGTGCTTGATTTCGCGGGTGGCACAGTCGTCCACATCAACGCCGGTATTGCGGCACTGGTCTCCTGTATTCTGATAGGCAAACGGCTGGGTTATCCGACGACGCCGATGGCTCCGCACAATATGACCATGACTGTGACTGGCGCCGGTATGCTATGGGTCGGCTGGTTCGGGTTCAATGCGGGTAGCGCGGTCGCCGCAAACGGCTCCGCAGGCATGGCGATGCTGGTCACTCAGACCGCTACTGCGATGGCGGCACTCACCTGGATGTTCATTGAATGGTTCAAGCACGGTAAGCCGAGCGCGTTGGGTACAGTCACTGGCGCGGTCGCAGGGCTGGTAGCCATCACTCCTGCTTCGGGTACCGTTGGCCCGCTGGGCGCACTGGCAATTGGGTTTGCCGTGTCTGTCATCTGCTTCTTCGCGGCAACCACCATGAAGCGCGCACTGGGATACGACGACTCTCTTGACGCCTTCGGCGTGCACGGAGTTGGCGGGTTTGTGGGCGCGGTGCTGACCGGCGTGTTCGCGTCCGACGCTTTGGGCGGTCAGGTTGCCGGCCTCAATATCGGTTCGCAGGTAGTCGCCCAGTTGATGGGTGCCGGCCTTACCATCGTGTACTGCGGAATCGTGAGTGCGGTCATACTGAAAGTCGTGGACCTTATCATCGGTTTGCGCGTGGACGAGCAGGAAGAGACCCAGGGTCTCGATCTTACGCTCCACAACGAAGCTGGTTACAATCTCTAGCTCGAATTGCGAATTGAGTAGCACTACAAGGGCGGACGTCGAAAGGCGTCCGCCCTTTGTCATTGAGTGCCAAATGCCTGGTGAGTATCCCGTTTTTCCGGTTTTTAGCTCTGGGCTATGATATACTTGGTGTAAGGCTAAAGGAGGGTATTCCAATGCGTTTGTGTGCGATCGCTCTCGGCGGTCTGTTCCTCGCCGTGAGCCTATCCGGCTGCCTCGTTGACATGATGGCTTCGACGGCCATTGAAGGCACATTGCAGGCCGAGCAAATGTCGACCTACAAGAAGACGCTCGACAACGTCAAGGGCGATACTTCCGAGCTCGAGTTGACCAAGGCCATTCAGGCGTACCAAGCAGAGAACGGGAAAAACCCGGCCTCGTTGCAGGATTTGGTTCCCTCGTACTTCACCGTCCTTCCAACCAAACCCGACGGAAGCCAATTTGACTACGACCCGGCAACCGGCCGCATTGGCGGTGGACCCTCTGCGATGATGAATGCAGCCTCTGCGAGCAGCAGCGCCTCCGATCAGGCGAAGCTCCAGCAGATTCGCGAAGCCATTGGTAAGTTCGCCGCGGCTACCGGTTTCTATCCGGGCAATCTGCAGCAACTGGTACCCGTGTATCTCCCCTCTTTGCCCAAGGAAGCCAACGGGAACGATTTCACGTACGACCCGTCCACGGGTTCGGTGAACTCGGCAGCCCAGGCACGAGCCGCCAGGCAGGTTCTGAGCGGTCAATCGCTGCAACGTCAACCGATGGGCGGTGGCGGCGGACCGATGGCCGAAACCATGACGGGTATCGGTATCTCAAACCAACTCGACAACATGAGTTCAGCCGGTTCAAGCGCGGTCGGTACTCGTGTTCGGGGCGACGCTCGCGGTATCGGTCAGGAGCATGACCAACAGCAGCAAGCCGCGATGGACAACCTGGGCCTGTGAGGTAGGGGCTAGGGTTTAGGGTTTGGGGTCTGGCGAGTTGCGTTTGAGGCTCGTGCCGGTGAGGGCGTGGTTGTGTCTTCTCGGACCATCAATGCCCAATTCGTACTACAACCAGTCATTTTCTTTGTTTTTTCGCAGAAGTTGGTCTCCAATACGATTCATTTCCGTCTCTTCAAAATATGGACTCGTCCGCAGTTCCCCGTGCTCCCAGTGTTCCCCGTGGTTTGAAGTCATTCGAGCCTGATTGTTCCTTTTATCGGAGTTCATCGGAGTTCATCTGTGGTTGAGTTCCGTTTGGTTACGGCTATGCTGCGCTGTGAAACTCGCAGCCAACACAAAGTATCACGGCATTACCTCAGAGTCTTGCACGTGAGTGTATCGAAGAATAACCTTCTGCGGCGTCAACACCCAAAGACGAGAGACATCAGAACTCGATAGAGACCAATAGCCTGCGGTTTGTCAATCCCAGACCCCAGACCCCAAACCCTATTCTCCCTTGGGCGGCGGGGGAGGGGGTAGCGCTTCGTTGGGTAGCGGTTGTGGCGGCGGACCGTTATCCGGCGCTTCACCACGGATGCGGCGTGGCCGCTCGCCGGGCCGGCGGTCCGGTCCAAAGCCAGCGGGGTCGCCTCCTTCATCGCGCAGACGCATGAGGCGTTCGCTGCCCAATTCCTTGGCGCGTTGGATCAAGCGCTTCATGTGGTTTTCGAAATCCATAATGAAAACATACAATTGGGCTTGCTGTTTGGGTGTCATGCCTTCGGCTACGCTCTTGAAGGCATTCTGACGCATTTCCGCCTGTTTCTTATCAAGTTCAACTACCGCGCTGAGCTTTTTCTGAAGGACATCGTCCGCCGCGTTCGTTGAGATAGCCTCTTTGAGTTCTTTGAACGCGCGGTTTCTGTCGGCAATGATTCCTTCGATCGCTTCCCTGTGCTCTCCGAAGCGCCGCATCATGATCACGGTTTGCTCGTCCGTGAGATTCAACTCCCGGGCAATGCGCGCCATCATTACCGCGTGCACTAGTTCCTTGACGTCGCGATCATTCCAGTCGGAAGGCAACCCGGGTCCGGGCGCCTTGTCCGCAGGCGCCCTATGGGGTGGCTTAGGTTGGTCAGGCTGTTGCCCATGTACTGCCGCCGCCGCTAGGACGAATGCGGCAAGAATGCCTATCCATATCGTTCCCCGTTTACTCATATCGATCGGCTCCCTTCCGCATACTCGGCAAGCAAGGCTTTGAAAGCCTGCAACTCGGAATCGCTCAGCGAGTTCAGCATTGAATCCAAATCCGCGTTGGCAGTGTATGAATCTTCTTCTTGTTCGAGTACTTCGACGCTGGCTAGCGTGTCTTCATAGTCAATCTGGGGACTGTCAGGGTATAGACTTCCGGGATCGTCCGGCGGTACGGGTTCGGCGCCTTCAATCGGGAGCGGTCCATGTTCCGTCGAGACGCGCGCCAAGTGCGGATTCCCGTCAAGACTGTCCTTGGATTGCCCCATACGCGCGAAGAGCGTCACTGCAACGGCCATGACGACGATAAACCCGAGTCCTGCCAATGCCCATGCTACTCGT
It encodes:
- a CDS encoding P-II family nitrogen regulator; this translates as MRKIEAIIKPFKLEEVKEALSGVGIQGLTVTEVKGFGRQKGHKELYRGAEYVVEFLPKVKLEIVVSDDKVKDVVAVISKAASTGRIGDGKIFIVPIEEAIRIRTGESGDVALS
- a CDS encoding ammonium transporter yields the protein MAVVAGPMIAFAQEAPPAEAAAAEAAPAPTIDSGDTAWLLTSTALVLFMTIPGLSLFYGGLVRTKNVLSVLMQCFAITALVTVLWVIYGYTMAFDTTGMAKGVMNLNSLVGGFSKLFMKGIDASSVTLTIPETVFACFQLTFAIITPALIVGAFAERMKFSAVLVFTTLWFTFVYVPICHMVWAGDGSLIGSHWGVLDFAGGTVVHINAGIAALVSCILIGKRLGYPTTPMAPHNMTMTVTGAGMLWVGWFGFNAGSAVAANGSAGMAMLVTQTATAMAALTWMFIEWFKHGKPSALGTVTGAVAGLVAITPASGTVGPLGALAIGFAVSVICFFAATTMKRALGYDDSLDAFGVHGVGGFVGAVLTGVFASDALGGQVAGLNIGSQVVAQLMGAGLTIVYCGIVSAVILKVVDLIIGLRVDEQEETQGLDLTLHNEAGYNL